A stretch of DNA from Streptomyces spiramyceticus:
GATGTCGAGCACCCCGGCGTAGGACGACGGCTGGTTGGCCACGATGCCGACGACCTGCCCGTCCAACCGGGCCAGCGCGCACACCACATTGGCGGCCCAGTGTGCGTGCACCTCGGTGTAGTCGCCGTCGTCGGTGATCTCGGTGATCACGTCCTTGACGTCGTAGGACCGGGCGGGGTCGGCCGGTACCAGGTCGAGGAGGGCCTCGGTGCGGCGGTCTGCGGGATCGTCGGTGGGCTCGTGGGGTGGGAGTTCGCGGTTGTTGGAAGGCAGCAGCGACAGCAGGTGGCGTACCTCCTCCAGGCATGACTCCTCGTCATCGTGGACAAATGCTGCCACTCCTGTAGCAGTGGCGTGGATGTCGGCGCCGCCGAGACCGTTGTGGTCGATCTTTTCGCCGGTGACGGCCTGCACCACATCAGGTCCTGTGATGAACATCTGCGAGGTGCCCCGCACCATGAAGACGAAGTCGGTGAGCGCGGGAGAGTAGGCCGCCCCTCCGGCGCAGGGGCCGAGCATCACGCTGATCTGCGGAATCACCCCGGAACAGCGGGCGTTGCGGCGGAAGATACCGCCGTATCCGGCGAGCGCGGTGACGCCTTCCTGGATCCGGGCCCCGGCCCCGTCGCAGAGCGCCACCAAGGGTGCGCCGGCCGACTCGGCCAGATCCATCACCTTGTGGATCTTCTCCGCGTGCGCCTCGCCGAGGGCTCCGCCGAAGATGCGGAAGTCATGGGCATAGACGAAGACCGTACGGCCGTGCACCGTGCCCCAGCCGGTGACGACGCCGTCGGTGTACGGGCGTTTGAACTCCAGGCCGAAGCCGGTGGCCCGGTGCCGCCGCAACGGCTCCACCTCGGTGAATGATCCCGCGTCGAAGAGGAGCGCGATCCGCTCGTGGGCGGTCAGCTTGCCGCGGGCATGCTGGCGCTGGGTGGCTTTCTCGTCCGGGCCGCGCCGTGCCTCCTCGTGGCAGCTGCGTGATTCGGCGGTGCGCGTGGCAAGGTCCGGCCTTTCGGCGAGCTGGGGCAGCGGCGGACCGATGGACGGCTCTGCGGCGAGGGTCATGCCGGGTGCTCCTCGGAAGTGTTAAGGGTGCACATCAGCAACCAGGGAACAGGCCCTCACCTTTACTTCTTCTACAAATGGCGTTCGCGCCGGTCCCTAAGCGGAACGAGCAGAATCGAATGAACCGGTGTCAGGCTACTGCCAACGCAGCACCCTGACACACATTTCCCCTGGTGGGAGGTGTGGGAGCCCGACAAGAATCTCATTCATCGGGAGGCGCCCACCGCAGGGCGCCGACTCAGTGATCGAATTCGGATGAATCTGCAGAAGCTAAATGGGGGTGCTTCTTCATGAAGATCAGGAATATGCACATGAGAATTGCGGCCGTGGCCGCCGCCGCGGTCGTGCTCGGCGGGACGGCCGCCACGACGGTTGCTCAAGCCGCACCGGGGGGCATTGTGGCGACGGTGACGACGAGCGCGGACGATCCGAGCTGGGACAGCCACCTGCTGCTGCCGGAGGACCCCAGCTGGGACTGAATCCACGATTTCGGTAAGCCGGTTTTCACCAGCAAGCCCGCCCTCCTTGAGGGGCGGG
This window harbors:
- a CDS encoding acyl-CoA carboxylase subunit beta; the protein is MTLAAEPSIGPPLPQLAERPDLATRTAESRSCHEEARRGPDEKATQRQHARGKLTAHERIALLFDAGSFTEVEPLRRHRATGFGLEFKRPYTDGVVTGWGTVHGRTVFVYAHDFRIFGGALGEAHAEKIHKVMDLAESAGAPLVALCDGAGARIQEGVTALAGYGGIFRRNARCSGVIPQISVMLGPCAGGAAYSPALTDFVFMVRGTSQMFITGPDVVQAVTGEKIDHNGLGGADIHATATGVAAFVHDDEESCLEEVRHLLSLLPSNNRELPPHEPTDDPADRRTEALLDLVPADPARSYDVKDVITEITDDGDYTEVHAHWAANVVCALARLDGQVVGIVANQPSSYAGVLDISASEKAARFVQTCDAFSIPIVTLVDVPGFLPGRDQEHGGIIRHGAKLLYAYCNATVPRIQVILRKAYGGAYIVLDSRSIGSDLSFAWPSNEIAVMGAEGAANVVFRREIAASPDPEATRTRLIEEYRSELMHPYYAAERGLVDDVIDPVDTRRILISSLAMLRAKHAPLPERKHGNPPV